AATTGCTGTTTAATAAAGGCTGCTAAtgacaaaaaagtattttaaaaaatgtaaatgatgtTACTTGAAataaacagttgtttttgtGCACCATCAACATCTATGATTTTGTAATAGTagaatatttttaatcaaatagaTTGCTTGGTTTATAAACGTTCGTATTTTTAAGTATAAAGGACCAGAACTTGAATCTATCGATAGTGTTAAAAGACCACCATTAGTGCTGAGGCAAAACAAGATTGAACAAACAATAAAgtgttattattataaatggTAATTATAACAACatgattcctaaaaaaaaacttcccaaATTATACCTGACTGAGACCAGTGAAAGGACAGAAGGTGAGATATTAAATTCAAAGCCATTTTAAAGACCCTTAAGAACAAAACTTTATCTAAAAGGGCCTGAAGATAATTCaatacaatatatatcgatcggtAGACATGTGATGTGATAGACAAAAAAAGGGtacaaaaaagttcaatagaacagttttccttctttatgcattctagcctatcatgtaggttaatattacatcattacatcctcccaaccaatcacagacgcagacccaggaacgctccttcactaggctccgcccccttcaaagagttcagcgagcatgcgttctttttttcttttttttaaacgtttattttaaaacaattttggtAATAAAATAAGGTGGTTGAATAAAATGTTGAGCTTGAAATCAgtgcttgtgtgttttttcatctaaaaaaaaggtcattaagcaacgacagggctgcacttaaaatatatgtttcgaATTTTTGGATAATTGTTGATTTCGATCAGTATGATTTCTATTGTATTGataagcttttatttttctatatcatccagccctaatatcTAACATAAAAACGAACTGGGAGAAAGGGTTTTGAATGCAGGGTGTCAACACACTGTTATTGACTTTTTGTATATTTCCTCCTGCTGCATGTATtgtgaatattgttttattacaatataaaatgtgtttttcatagAGCAAAACCTTTCGGGTAACGCATTTCACCTCGCAGCCGTGTTTTCCTGTCGGTCTTCTCTCCCCGTATTTTGGAGGACGGTTAAAATTTCCAGTGTTGATCATTGaattaaaacagatttgttGCTTTCCCTCAGAAGTGTTGCTGAAAAGTCACGCTTTGTGAGAGGATGGCTGTAAACGATACTGAGCTGCCCTCAGAAGAAACAGTGACGCCTATAAGATAAAGAATAAGCCCACGACTGCGTGACATCATTAAAATAATAGCAGGAAAATGCTGCGGGGCGGCAATGACGGCCCTTTTATGCTGCTGACACAACCCAGACAGTaaagttgtttgtgtttgtgtgcgtttTCAACTGGACGGGGCTCAGCTTTGAGAAAGAGCAATGAGGAATCAATTAGTTCATTCTTCTATAGGGGCTGTTCAGCGGCGCAGCTCCTTCCTCGGGCGCGCTGCCTCCCTCCCTGCGTCCCCTCTCCACCCCTCCCTCGTCTTTTAAAGCAGGCCACCCATCTGGTCttctttctgctgctctgctcgcctcttcCTCGCTCAAATAAAGGTGCCAATCGCTGTAATTGGCACCCCGCGGATCAATTGTCCCCGTGTGAAGAGGTGCCCCTCGCTAAAGTCTGGGCTAACAGAGGGGGTAGAGTTAGTGCGGTGCCTTTGCAGCTTCAGCACCTTGGCTCCTTGCTAATATTTCTCTTTCTGACAGCTGGTTGCTGAGTTTTAGGAAGAAATCAACCAGCGACTCACATCTCTAGCCTTGTTCTGGTGACTATCAGAGCGCCCACTATTGATGTTAAGACCACATGTTTTATCAATGGTGTTGAATCTTAGGGACATATTTCAGCTGGTACATTTTGTGCGGCGATTATAAAACATTCCAGCGAACAGCAGATGTGCTTGAAATAAAGTAGCTCTTGAAACTTACAGCACGTTCATTGGGGTCCCTGGCAAAGACGTGCGAAGAGCCCTAAAATGAATTAATATCTATCGCAGTGGAATAATCTCACCCTGACCAATTAAAAAGACACACACGTTTAACATATTGGCACTTTTACCATTGATATGGGTACTGCAGTATTATTGGCACCTTTGCTGTtaatattttatgcaacttCATTTTGAACAAGAGGGCAGCACTTACTCTTCTTCTGTAACTTTTCACGGGGTTGGGGACAACGGTGAGAGGGACCTTTCCTCTTTGCACAAACTCTCTGGACCATCCAGAGTCCTGGGTCTACTCTTACACTCGCTCCTCTTCAGCTCAGCCCACAGATTTTCTGCAGGATTTAGGTATTTGGACTCTGCCATGGAAGAAGAGTTTAGGAACCCTGTGCacacacattttcagttttccagctgatttcattattttaaacgTCCTCCTATTTCAAATGCACTCCAGCGAGGTACCCAGAGTCACTGGAAGATAAACAGACCCACCGCCCTATAGATCCTCCACTGCGCTTAATGGGGAGTATTGGGTGATTTTCCACAAATGTTTTCCTTGTTTCACACCAGAGCCAACTGGAGTTTGTGTTACCAGTTCAATCTTAGTTGAATCCAGGGGTCCAACTTGCTGCTCCAAAGCCACCTGTGGCTATTTGGCCTTTTCACTGTGACTCGTACAAAAGCGAATAGGATTTTTAATTATAAAGGTAGTAAGAAAGAGGGTTTTTTATCAGCTCTTCTATATCTACATAGACTATATACAACAGATGGGTGCCAGTGGTACAAGGCTTTTAACAGCAATTCAGTGTTTGTTCGTTTAGCTTCAAACTAATTGCTTTACATTTCTGGGTTCGGTCACTTATCTTTCTTCATTTTCCATACTTATGGAAAGGGCTCACTCAGGCTGTTTTCCCTTTGTCAAAAAGTAATGacttattttattctaaaatttGAAATACAATTGAGTTTCATTTCTTTCAGCtttcaaaaggaaaacatttcatttagTGCATATTTATAAAGTCTACCTTTTCTTGCTGCTCTACACAGATTGTATTTTGAAGCAGCGGGGAAAATAGTGGCTCTTCTAATGGCGTCACATTTGCGCAGCTCTGTTCCCCTGACGGTCGGAAAAACGCACAGCAAACTGAGAAATGGCAACGTTCGCGACACCAACAATGTTGGAAGATTAGGGCGTCCTGGGAGCTTCGTTTCAACATGCTTCAATGGAAAAGCACAGCGTCGAACAACTGAGACGTTGGTTGACATGTAGAGGACTGAATGCTGGCGGAGGGAAAGCTGTATTAGTGGAGAAGTGAGGTTTTATTTTGCTAGAAGCATGGTTGACCTGTGTGGCAGCTGAGGTAGCAGCGTTCTCCCAAAACACAAATATACGTGAGGAAGAAGCGCGCTGGTTCGGCTGGGATAAATGACATCAAATATAATGGAAATAACATATTATTACAGGACTATGTTGACTTTAATTATTCATTGTTTATTTACCCACATCTAAGCAGCAGTGGCCTAGTGAGGCAGACATAGCCTGAGTATCCTGCGTTGCATTGTGGGGCGTGTTCACGGTTACGAGGAGGAGGGTTAGGGTGGATTATCTGCTGTTTTCATTACactgagaaaaaggaaaataaacataCCTGCACAGACGTTGCAGTCGCTGCTGTTTGCTCTGTGCCGCTCTGAATTAAGTAATTTGACTTAATTTGAGAAATGTCCTATTGTAAAGGTTGCCAACCCCTGATTGGACCAAAGAACACAGTGTCAGTTAAAATCCCGGCAGACTTTAATAAACTCTTCATGGTTGCATCTGTTAAGGCGGGacggaaaaaaacataaaaaactgtAACGGAGACGTGGTGATCGCTGCAGATCGCTGCAGATCTCTAACCCGGTCACTGTGGATCTGATGGGGATGCAGCTCAGTGGTAGAGCGCATGCTTCGCATGTatgaggtcctgggttcaatccCCAGCATCTCCATGTTTTTAGACTTTAATGGTTAGGGAGacagtttttttgtcttataGAGGGCTGCAAAGGTTGTTGGTTCAAATCTCAGTCACTCTGGCTCTCTGAGCAGGACACTTTCCCACAAATTGCTCCCCATGTGCTACTCAATGTGGCAGCTCCCTGCTTGGGTTAAATGCACAAATGTTGCCTCTGTGAGACTATAAATGgatcttatttttatatttatttctaatgtaacatttttttgatttttacagACTCAGCTTTCCAGTTTAAAAGAGCCAGTGCACCTTCATAGGGACCCGTGGTAAAGACATGTAAAAAGCGCtaaaataaattcctttttattacttttttataaaaaaaaaaaaagtgccactggcactgtcgcttcatgcttactTGGTATGaggtattgctgcaaagccatggatgcagatggctctacgcttcttcaggaggagtgaatgctgcttctgaagacttgatgcaatcaactggttcccttagataggacattttttgaccaatctgtataatctgattgaatttgtgcctcgagatgacatgcttcatgaattgacgctatataaataaaattgaattgagctGAATAACCTCACACCAAGATTAACTTTCCGTTTTCCagttctttattgtcattttcaaaTATCAAATACTAAAGGTTGCTATGAACTAATGGGGGATATGTTCACAGTCGTCAGGTTCTGCATTTTGAaactggaaaaaacaaacaggagggaagaaggaaggaagggtcacaaaaacagacaaaggacagatggaaggaagggagggaggtaGGAAACTTGGTAGGAGGATTGAACAAAAAGAGGGAATATGGGACAGACAGAtgagaaaaggagaaagaaggGAGGAGAGGTATAGGGCACAATGAAAGGAGTTCACTCCTTGGAAATTAATACTAAATTCACCtggatttattttctaaattatgATACAGATGATAAATGTGAATTTATTTCACAGCTTCTTACAAGTCCTTACTGGGTGCGACAAAACATGGCCGACGACCACGTTTAACTCCTGAATTCAGTTAGTAACGAGAAAATCTGCTCGCATTTTAGTTATCAGACTGAGGAAAAGTTAAACATGGGCCACTAAGCCATTATATCAATGTTGGTAATGATGCATGTAAtaagtcaaaagaaaaaaatggcaaaaagaacAGTTTATAGAAAGCTTATCGcgtttactttttttatatcaacgTTAAAGGTCTTTTTAAACTTATAGCGATAAAGCATCGTCGCCGAGCTTGCTGTATGCGTGATTAGCAGATAGATCATTTACGAAAGTCAATCATTTTCTCTATAGAAAAACCAAATAACTCACTTGACTTGAATGAGCTGTTCTTTTCAATTTAGATCGAATCAAAGCTGCTATCAACCAGCTACGTGTTCTTTCACTAGTTAGATGCATTAATAATGAGTTTAAAACGCATGTTGAACGTTCTTCATTGTGCAGCACAAGAACATGTTAGCTGAAAGCATCATCCAATGCAAATTAGACTCAGAAGTGCATCTAAAGATGGCATTTTTACACAAAAAGAGCTTAAAATGTCGCCTGCCTTGATTTGCTGGATAAGTAGGAAGACTCCCAAGGTTTTAATAAAGCAGCCTGACGTACATATGAAATAAACGCGAATGAATAGAGGCAGAGCAGACAGCTGCTAATTTGCTTTTCTGGCCTTGAtgatggtgggaaaaaaaacagactaaacacaAGAGACAAATTACATAGACATATATTTATATGcatatgaataaaaatacatatacatattgTACAATATCTCAGCAGAGCGTGAAAACAGCTCCGTCAGCCCGGAAACCAAAGAGAGCCTCTTTAAATAAGTGCAAAATGTTAATGAGACAAAGAACTGTAAAGCATatataaagtctttttttttttttaacctaagcTTTCtgccacattttgtttttttttatttcctgttaaAAATCACACAGAGCAGACACGGAGATAACTTGTGCAAAGacccatttatatatatatttatatataaatttatatCTATGTACATGTTGGTCACAAGAAATAGCTGGTGCCGTTAGCTTGACTTCAGGTTTGTTTCACTGCtcgaagaaaacaaacaaggggCCTCTGCCGGACCTCGACGGTGCATTATGAGGAattaaaacaacagctttcatgcagtctaaaacaaaaatcatggAGAGGCCAATAGACGCCTGtagcatttttcttcttttaaatcaaaagtAAAACACTTCGTCTCAGCTGGAATGAGAAGAAACCGATAAACAAACTACAAACGGGCTTTGTCTTAAACGGAGCAAGGCTTTATCAGTTCTTTCGCTCCACAAGAGGCAGCGTCTCGCTCTCACaacccttcccccccccccgccccaacGAAGCTGAGCACACGATACAATAACTGCAGATATACATTACAAAACACCATCGATCAATGACACAAAAAGGAGTCAGTGCTGAATCGCAagagaaaaacaggaagtgTGAGAAGCCTTAAcctgtatatttttatttttattattcttttttttttttttttcctttcatttacAATACCCTCCTCAGGTCACGGTGGCAGAGACTGAAACCGAGCAGGTTTGACTAATAAATAAGAGCCTTTTGCATCAATTGTCTCGAGCAACtgaagcaaaagcaaaaaaaaaaaaaaaaagggaacgaGAACATAGTGTGTTTACGGTGCGACGGGAAAGAGACGGCGTGGCTgcgaggaaaaaaaggagagtaaTTTGCGAAGGAGTGCGTCGGCTTTACACGAGAAGCGGGCCTCCTGACCTCTCAGCTCCGTTTCGCTGCTCAATATTTGATGCAGGAGAGTGTGAATTATGGATGGTGCTTATAGAAAATAATACAGTGTTCAACAAGAGCACAGGTGTACCGCCGCAAAGAGCCCAGAGtgggtgtttttctttctcttcgcGGTACAGCTGCGTTCAGAAATTATCGGCTACAAGCTGCTGCTACATGGGTGCGAAAAGGCCCCGCGAACCGACAGACCGAGGTCAGATCCTCTCCATTTGCTCCACGGGAAATTTATCTGGAAAAACTGGGCCTGCCTTCACTCGTAAGCGCTTTATAAATTGATGTCACGGCAGTGcctttctgctttttcttttttcttttttttttttctccgtgcCGCTGAAACACCTTAGactgacagaaaataataatgaaaaaacacataacgggagaaaagaaaaaaaaaaattcaaaaggaaAACCGATGACAAACGGCAGCAGAAACGGGGGACTGGAAACGCAAACGACACGCACAAATTGAGGGCAAATGGTTGCAAATTGCAGGTTCTTGTGAGCGATTTGACCGAGAAGGAAGCCTGGAGGAACTGCtttttatgagaaagaaaaacatgaaacgGGTGATTCTTCCTTTGCTCTCCTTTCTACCttcaataaatgtaattttttttcccccaatccaAGCACACGGAGGTCAGTTTAGCTTCAAATCATTCAATTAGAAAAagtgtagttgattataaaaccAACTCAGGGACTGTAATAGCAGAAATTGCCTTTTCTAGGAATAAACTGCCGCCAAACGCTAACCAAGGAAGAAAACATTACGCCTTTCTTTCTTCAACACATGGTTTCGCTTCCAACAACATGAAGGCTGAAAAATGAAGCGACTGGTGGGgatgtgaaaagaaaacaacaagctTAGAGTGCTTTCAATGGAGAGCAGTCAGAAGGAAGGGCCGAGGTGAAGTGTGACGGGAGGTGGAAAACGAGGAAGACGGTAACGATGTCGGCGTGACGCAGCGTGACGCTTCTCCACCAGACATGCACCGCTCAACCGTCTCAACGGGTTTAAaaagaaaccttttaaaaaaaaaagtttaaactttTAATGTAAAAAGCTAAACACACAACATGGGGACAGACGGCGTGGCCTGACTTTCCTCTGGATGTGTCGACCGTTTAGTTacactgcccctcccccacttgttgCTGCGCAGTGcctcagctggctgaaaggacCGCAACAGCATGAACACTGAAAGAGCGCCACTTTTTACTCCTGTCAGGCTACAATTCCCTCATTCTGGGCGAAGCTGCTGTAGGTTTAATTGTGTTTGCATCTTCTGGTGAGATTTTGGAAGTTGGCTTGAAGCTATTTTTATAGGTAGCTAATCTTGTGTGTGAGCTTAATGTTTAAAGTAACTAAATTTAGCGAATTTACTCTTTCTGAACAATCACACACCAATGGAAATGACTTGTTTCGCTTGCAGTGTCTGAGACGCTTCTAAGCATCCCTttagagtaaaataaaaataaaaaaaaaggattgtttCTGCAATCAGTGGATTATTTTCTGTCAGGTACCAGCAAATGACGAGTCAAGATAAATGGGGCTGTAATGGCTAAATATAAAACGGCCGCTGAAATACCTTGTATGCCTGCTATTTTCATCATTGCCAATATTACTCTTTTTCAAAATGAACCAAAAAATTTAATCTCCAGATGAATCCAGAGACTTTTCTGGTGTTAGTGGTGATTCTGACTGTAAAACTCTCCCGTCACTCTGTTCTTAACGAGCAATGGCCGCTCCCGCTGGCCTCTCACTCGTCACAAAGCGCTCGCAGGAGGCCAAGTCCTCACATAGAGGCTCCTCTCAGCTGCAGTCAAAGCTGCTTTCATCATGCCCAGACTGCTGATAAATCACTCATGAATTAAGAGCATATCTGGTGTCTGTTTTTGGTCCATTTAGATTGATGGTGTGGGTTGCCAAAAAGGTACAGATGATCAAGTTTCAGTGTCATCTGTTTGTACCAGAGTTGACTTTAGGGTTACAGATAAATTCCTGTAAGATCAGATCTGATGTTGGATTATAGAAACATAGATCTACAATAATTCAATACTACATGAGAtctctttatattttttccaaGAATGACCACGTTTTCAACCAAAAACCAAAATAATGGCATCAAACAATGGTCAACGACATAATGATCAAGCTCTCCATGTCTTGAAAGGttgtaaactattttaaactCTGTTCCCTGTCTGTATCAATGGATTGACAAAGCAGCTGAATATGCTGGTATATGTGATTAGAGTCTATTTCTTCAGGTCGCCGTCCTAATTTTTGTAAGATAAAGGTGTAGCAACGCCTATATCATCTTCAAAGTGTTggtttttttaacatgttttagcCCATATTTGCTCTGCAGTAGCCTCATGGGTAATAGGAATAAGGTGGCTAATTAGCAGAACAAGAAAAACGTGGGCTAATATGGTCTGggcaataaatatttaaaatctactgcTATGACATTTCACAGGCTTCAGTCATTTTGGTTCATTGTGCCTCAgaataacagaaacaaatgtaataaatcACATTATAATGACTGTTGATGAGTATAGTAGACTATTTTAGCAGCAGTTAGAATAAttattgcttttctgttttgagCAAAAGCAATTAGACCCTGTTTTACATTTGAGTTAATACAAAATGAGAATCTCCTACAGGCCCACGCCTAAACTCAACTATTTTGTGAAAAGTCAGGTTGTGAAAATGGCGACCATGTGAAACAGGACATAACGAgcacaacacaaataaaacctaAAGACACAAGAGCAGACTTGCCATTTCACAAATGCATTTCACACGGAGGCTAAACATGTTAACTTTGGCCTcatgtgttgtttcttttgggCAAATATGTTTGCTGGAGATGAATTTTCGGTGGAGCAACATGTCGATTCGTCGCCTGCAGCTGAAGCTCGAGACCCAAAAAGGCAGCAGGGGCAAAGATCCTCAGGTTGAATCTGTTAAAATGGATTCTTTCTCTGAACTCCCGCCGAGTTGATTTAGAAGGTGTGAGACGTGCAAATCAACATTAGTTCAGAGGTTTTCTCTGTCCGTTTCTCGGGGCCTACGCTCGATGAATGGAAGCTCGGCCACCTCAGAAAATTTCATCTGTGGAATGCTTTTCACCGTCCTTCTCTCTCTTGCCTTTGTCTCCGTTTGCTTTCGCGTTAAACCATCAGACCAAGATATGTACTGTAAGTTTGCATCGGTCAACCGGATCCTACCAATTACTGTTTTCGTACACAACCGAAGTAAAATgataacaatatttaaaaaaaaaaagaataaattaaaaaaaaggaagattttttacaaaaactacaTCTGGACACCAAACAGACTGATATTAAGATGCtacgattatttttttttttgtgtttgtgtgtgtgtttcttttctaCTGTGATAGCACATCAACTAAAAAGCCAACACGGCCCCTTGAACAGGAATATTTAGGTGTAATTACTGCCCGTCTCGTCCAGACGCAGTGCCAGCCTCATCCCAGCTCCGAAACTCTACAAGGATAGACCTCTGCGACGAGGAGAAAGCTTACTGTGGCGTTCCTGTTACAGGTCGCCTGCTGAGAAGGGGTTCAAACCATTCATGTCaagtatgcttttttttttttcctgaacagTAAATGAAGGCccataaaaagagagagagagagagaaagaaaatcacacacatacacacaaacttACTGGACAGAAAGTGAAGAGTCACTTAAAACTACCGTAAATAGAGTGATGATAAAAACATCTGTCTGCAACATACACactccaacaaaaaaaacgtaacaCTTTCcatcaagtcttttttttttttttttttttttctcagtatcATTTTACACAAAATGGCGTCGCTACAAAGCAACCCTGTCACTGccgttttcacattttctttgccTGTCCAGTGGCAGGATGAAGCTCCTAAAGTCACGTCCTCCTTCGGGCTCCTAAAAGAGAGCCCCGTAGTTTAGGAGACCGTTTTCTTCCCGCCTAGATCTGCCTCCTTCCTGTCCAGACGCATGTACGGCTCGAAGGCCGACGACCCGCAGCCGTAGGTGGACGTCAGTTCGTGATGGGCCCCGCCCAGGAGGGGCATGGAGAAGCAGAGGGAGTGCGGGGGCGGGACGCCCAGCCGCGGCGACGACGGAGTGCCGCCCAGAGACGGCAGCGAGAGGCCGAACGTCCCGCCGGGTAGGGAGCTGGGTGAGGTGCTGCTGCTGATCCCCGGGGAGGTGGAGGAGCCCCCGCCGGGGCTGCTCAGCAGGGAGCCGTTCGTGGGGTGAGCCGGAGGCCCCAGGAGAGCGTTAGGGGGCGGGGCGGGCCCTGACAGGAGGCGGCCCTGCTCCAGGAGGCGCAGGATGTTGCAGGTGGCCAAAGACTCTGACGTGGAGGAGGAGCGCTTGTCGGAGTCCTTGGTGGTGTCCTTCTTCTGCTTGGTCCGGCGGTTCTGGAACCAGACCTTCACCTGCAACAGCACAACACGCTTTGTCAAAGGAAGCAAACCCAGAGGagtaataaataaacacaatcaAAGAGAAATCACACATTCATC
The DNA window shown above is from Fundulus heteroclitus isolate FHET01 chromosome 14, MU-UCD_Fhet_4.1, whole genome shotgun sequence and carries:
- the vax2 gene encoding ventral anterior homeobox 2, giving the protein MFDQATTMGDGSHRCGPNPLDRMEGKCRPDMGSRSPVQSSTDTPGTSASTPTSSSEDGHDKLLGVDPDYCRRILVRDAKGTIREIVLPKGLDLDRPKRTRTSFTAEQLYRLELEFQRCQYVVGRERTELARQLNLSETQVKVWFQNRRTKQKKDTTKDSDKRSSSTSESLATCNILRLLEQGRLLSGPAPPPNALLGPPAHPTNGSLLSSPGGGSSTSPGISSSTSPSSLPGGTFGLSLPSLGGTPSSPRLGVPPPHSLCFSMPLLGGAHHELTSTYGCGSSAFEPYMRLDRKEADLGGKKTVS